The following coding sequences lie in one Rutidosis leptorrhynchoides isolate AG116_Rl617_1_P2 chromosome 6, CSIRO_AGI_Rlap_v1, whole genome shotgun sequence genomic window:
- the LOC139855754 gene encoding auxin-responsive protein SAUR72-like, translating into MKKLIRRLSRVADSSPYSLLRSESRQLQSFRTTAERRRSGTVPVGHLPIYVGDEMQRFVVSADLLKHPIFLNLLNQSAQEYGYEQQGVLRIPCHVYAFERFLEAVTSR; encoded by the coding sequence ATGAAGAAGTTAATTCGCCGTCTTTCACGCGTCGCCGACTCATCTCCATACTCTCTACTCCGATCAGAATCACGCCAACTCCAATCCTTTCGTACAACAGCAGAACGTCGCCGTTCCGGCACAGTACCTGTCGGACACCTACCGATCTACGTCGGAGATGAGATGCAACGATTCGTCGTAAGTGCGGACTTATTAAAGCATCCGATCTTCCTCAATTTGCTCAATCAATCTGCTCAAGAGTACGGTTACGAACAACAAGGCGTTCTTCGTATTCCGTGCCACGTGTACGCTTTTGAACGTTTTCTAGAAGCTGTTACGAGCCGGTAA